In one window of Ovis aries strain OAR_USU_Benz2616 breed Rambouillet chromosome 3, ARS-UI_Ramb_v3.0, whole genome shotgun sequence DNA:
- the CCDC138 gene encoding coiled-coil domain-containing protein 138 isoform X6, which produces MEPRVVKPPGQDLVVERLKSRYGLVGGCLSEPGRRRQDVAERRRRPPRTPEDLDIFSCGDKVGPSLRCFSDERRRHPASLRGVLTVNWQDDELDSFQDLKEPETEEEFTGSDSRVSTSKINRQSFKETGKANAWQANVASRSRSWADYCSDGSDSPSKHVSSPASRAPRKPGLLPRQVSQIYDELLQIHQKLQCETTAQQEFAEELQKRERFLVEREELLFRHEGALSEVKDVREEVLMRFQIMKEQHDAEVEHLTEVLKERNKESKRLRSSFDALKGLNDSLKKQLNEVSEENRKLEVQAKRVQARLDNLQVSLNGQVYELLTVFMDWISDHHLSKLKNEESGMDGEKPLPTFASQRSDIQEKCVKLLPLMTEQLQWLPFVNARLHEPFVKFIYWSLRQLDAGTQHSTMTTTLRRLGEDIFRGVVTKGVQDMLLEHSVESRPRTAAFFKSTSLPLRFVSTLIVLKTVTQADFLAQAFDSLCLDLQADEGKSLFLQLQAVPVVLSHLKLSSRGLLPSVMDSLLQMTVESSECHV; this is translated from the exons ATGGAGCCGAGAGTCGTGAAGCCGCCGGGGCAAGATCTGGTAGTGGAGCGCCTCAAAAGCCGCTACGGCCTGGTGGGCGGCTGCCTTAGCGAG CCTGGGCGCCGGCGACAGGACGTGgcggagcggcggcggcggcctccCCGCACCCCAG AGGATTTGGACATCTTCTCCTGCGGAGATAAAGTCGGTCCGTCTTTGAGATGTTTCTCTGACGAGAGGAGGCGGCACCCCGCGTCCCTCCGCGGTGTTCTGACGGTGAACTGGCAAG ATGATGAACTGGATTCTTTTCAAGATTTGAAAGAACCAGAAACAGAAGAAGAGTTCACTGGCAGTGATTCTCGAGTTAGTACCTccaaaataaacaggcagtccttTAAAGAGACAGGCAAAG CCAATGCCTGGCAAGCTAATGTGGCCTCACGTTCAAGGAGCTGGGCTGACTATTGTAGTGATGGCAGCGACTCCCCTTCCAAGCATGTTAGCTCCCCTGCGTCCAGGGCCCCACGGAAGCCAGGCCTGCTGCCCCGTCAGGTCAGCCAGATCTACGACGAGCTGCTCCAGATTCACCAGAAGCTGCAG TGTGAGACCACAGCCCAGCAGGAATTCGCTGAGGAGCTTCAGAAGCGAGAACGTTTTCTGGTCGAGAGGGAAGAGCTGCTCTTCAGACATGAAGGTGCCTTGAGTGAAGTGAAAGACGTCAGAGAAGAGGTCCTCATGCGGTTCCAGATCATGAAGGAG CAACATGATGCGGAAGTTGAGCACTTAACTGAAGTTCTTaaagagagaaataaggaaaGCAAAAGGCTGAGGTCTTCCTTTGATGCATTGAAAGGATTGAATGATAGCTTAAAGAAACAG TTGAATGAAGTGAGTGAAGAAAACAGGAAGTTGGAAGTTCAGGCCAAAAGAGTTCAAGCCCGCTTAGACAATCTACAG GTATCACTTAATGGACAAGTTTATGAACTTTTAACTGTCTTCATGGACTGGATTTCAGATCATCACCTTAGCAAATTGAAAAATGAGGAATCTGGAATGGATGGTGAAAAGCCACTGCCCACATTTGCTTCTCAGAGAAGTGATATTCAGGAGAAGTGTGTGaag CTTTTGCCTCTGATGACAGAGCAGCTGCAGTGGTTGCCCTTTGTGAATGCCCGGCTTCACGAGCCTTTCGTGAAGTTTATCTACTGGTCTCTAAGGCAGCTCGATGCCGGGACTCAG CACTCTACCATGACAACCACACTGAGGAGGTTGGGTGAAGACATATTCAGAGGAGTGGTGACGAAGGGTGTTCAGGACATGCTCTTAGAGCACTCAGTGGAGAGTCGACCGAGGACAGCTGCCTTCTTCAAGAGCACCAGCTTGCCCCTGAGATTCGTGTCCACTTTAATCGTCCTCAAAACAGTCACTCAAG CTGACTTCCTGGCACAGGCATTCGACTCGCTGTGTCTGGACCTGCAGGCGGACGAGGGGAAGAGCCTGTTCCTGCAGCTGCAGGCGGTGCCAGTGGTGCTGAGCCACCTGAAGCTCTCCAGCAGGGGGCTGCTGCCCAGCGTCATGGACAGCCTGCTGCAGATGACCGTGGAATCCAGTGAGTGTCATGtctga